In Gambusia affinis linkage group LG08, SWU_Gaff_1.0, whole genome shotgun sequence, a single window of DNA contains:
- the ldha gene encoding L-lactate dehydrogenase A chain, giving the protein MSTQEKLISHVMKEEPVGCRNKVTVVGVGMVGMASAVSVLLKDLCDELALVDVMEDKLKGEAMDLQHGALFLKTHKIVADKDYSVTANSKVVVVTAGARQQEGESRLNLVQRNVNIFKFIIPNIVKYSPNCILLVVSNPVDILTYVAWKLSGFPRHRVIGSGTNLDSARFRHLMGEKFHLHPASCHGWIIGEHGDSSVAVWSGVNIAGVSLQNLNPKMGADGDSENWKDVHKKVVDGAYEVIKLKGYTSWAIGMSVADLVESIMKNLHKVHPVSTLVQGMHGVKDEVFLSIPCVLGNSGLTDVIHMTLKPEEETQLVKSAETLWGVQKELTL; this is encoded by the exons ATGTCCACTCAGGAAAAGCTCATCAGCCATGTGATGAAGGAGGAGCCTGTTGGCTGCAGGAACAAGGTGACAGTGGTCGGAGTCGGCATGGTGGGCATGGCATCCGCCGTCAGCGTACTGCTCAAG GATCTGTGTGATGAGCTGGCCCTGGTTGACGTAATGGAGGACAAGTTGAAGGGTGAAGCCATGGACCTCCAGCACGGAGCCCTCTTCCTCAAGACGCACAAGATTGTGGCCGACAAAG ACTACAGTGTGACCGCCAACTCCAAGGTGGTGGTGGTGACTGCAGGGGCCCGCCAGCAGGAGGGCGAGAGCCGCCTTAATCTGGTGCAGCGTAAcgttaacatttttaagttcaTCATCCCCAACATTGTGAAATACAGCCCCAATTGCATCCTGCTGGTGGTGTCAAACCCAG TCGACATCCTGACCTACGTGGCATGGAAGCTGAGTGGTTTCCCACGTCACCGCGTCATTGGCTCTGGCACTAACCTGGACAGCGCCCGTTTCCGCCACCTCATGGGAGAGAAGTTCCACCTCCACCCTGCAAGCTGCCATGGCTGGATCATCGGAGAGCATGGAGACTCCAGTG TGGCTGTGTGGAGTGGTGTGAATATTGCTGGAGTTTCTCTGCAAAATCTCAACCCAAAGATGGGTGCAGATGGTGACAGCGAGAACTGGAAGGACGTGCATAAGAAGGTGGTTGATGG GGCTTATGAGGTCATCAAGCTGAAGGGCTACACCTCCTGGGCTATTGGCATGTCTGTGGCTGATTTAGTGGAGAGCATTATGAAGAACCTGCACAAAGTTCACCCTGTGTCCACACTTGTCCAG GGAATGCATGGTGTGAAGGATGAGGTTTTCCTGAGCATCCCGTGTGTTCTGGGCAACAGTGGCCTGACCGATGTCATTCACATGACGCTGAAACCTGAGGAGGAGACACAGCTGGTGAAGAGCGCCGAGACCCTTTGGGGCGTGCAGAAAGAGCTCACTCTGTGA